One Vicia villosa cultivar HV-30 ecotype Madison, WI unplaced genomic scaffold, Vvil1.0 ctg.001291F_1_1, whole genome shotgun sequence DNA segment encodes these proteins:
- the LOC131634422 gene encoding E3 ubiquitin-protein ligase At3g02290-like codes for MGSFCSCLSVDDLEDYMNPHSHVYRNCVCAGCFLQNLLAVYALVFRRGDMQALPSSVQGAASMTNSVSLDNSLSDMYRSPPRPLPYDADPRFFRSQHDRLVSRREKGSSHLNEESELLRGDVDADTESFNSSGKWNESTGKDGSKEYRSKSSARLSSAKLTTGAELVYLSSEEEDVCPTCLEEYTEENPKIMTKCSHHYHLGCIYEWMERSDSCPVCGKVMLFDETT; via the exons ATGGGCTCCTTTTGTTCTTGTTTGAGTGTTGATGATTTGGAAGATTATATGAATCCACATAGCCATGTTTACCGAAACTGCGTGTGCGCCGGTTGCTTCCTACAAAACCTTTTGGCTGTT TATGCATTAGTATTTCGTCGAGGGGACATGCAAGCGCTTCCTTCATCTGTACAGGGGGCAGCATCTATGACGAATTCAGTATCACTTGATAATTCTCTATCTGACATGTACCGTTCTCCTCCAAGACCGCTCCCTTATGATGCAGACCCTAGGTTTTTCCGCTCACAGCACGACAGACTAGTTTCAAGACGTGAAAAGGGTTCCAGTCATTTGAACGAGGAGTCAGAACTTCTAAGAGGTGATGTGGATGCAGATACAGAATCTTTTAACTCGAGCGGTAAATGGAATGAATCCACCGGCAAAGATGGATCGAAAGAATACCGGTCCAAGTCCTCAGCTAGACTTTCGTCAGCAAAACTTACAACTGGAGCTGAGCTTGTGTACCTATCATCAGAAGAGGAGGATGTTTGTCCTACTTGTCTTGAAG AATACACCGAAGAGAATCCGAAAATAATGACAAAATGTTCTCATCATTATCATCTTGGTTGCATATACGAGTGGATGGAAAGAAGTGACAGCTGTCCTGTTTGTGGGAAG GTGATGTTATTCGATGAAACGACTTGA